Proteins co-encoded in one Salvelinus sp. IW2-2015 linkage group LG17, ASM291031v2, whole genome shotgun sequence genomic window:
- the LOC111976220 gene encoding E3 ubiquitin-protein ligase BRE1B: protein MMSGTGGGKRVSGGDSPPGPPEKKSKKEEKTTTTLIEPIRIGGVSSTEEMDMKVIQFKNKKLSERLEQRQTMEDELREKIEKLEKRQATDDTTLLIVNRYWSQLEENVHILRLRIDPTVVPATPTMPVSAPTPIEEDGMMIPPPPPPAPEHEEQQPPPPDVMEKAPEPQQDSTTAPPPTTSLSESAKAFLSILDNSSEEELSLQLQDRMQFSKEAAACMVCVFDRLHSRIDGLCTQIQSAVCEDDGQEELLRLNRTLLEENSRLQDLASSLQGRHHKMSMEYNELVDKVTSSETKVSEMETAVEDLQWDIEKLRKREQKLNKHLAEALEQLNSGYYTTGSSGGLPGGQITLNIQKFESLNAELEQNQELANNRMAELEKLQQELQEAVRESEKLKLDLKNIPEEVVKETADYKCLQSQFSLLYNESLGVKTQLDEARALLLTAKNAHLRQIEHMESDELSLQKKLRTEVIQLEDTLAQVRKEYEMLRIEFEQNLAANEQAGPINREMRHLISSLQNHNHQLKGDVQRYKRKLRETQMEINKLRCQSGDTGLLSLEEPVSDSLEVKKEEDEDQEEEEERRRELERQRSREREREAERERERERERERQRSEELKRKDSDTLKMLRAELKKAQESQKEMKLLLDMYKSAPKEQRDKVQLMAAERKSKAEVDELRVRVRELEERERKESKKLADEDALRKIRVAEETIDHLQKKLTATKQEEEALLSEMDVTGQAFEDMQEQNSRLMQQLREKDDANFKLMSERIKSNQIYKLLREEKEELADQVLTFKTQVEAQLLVVQKLEEKEGILQSSLATLEKELGVRTQALELNKRKAVEAAQLAEDLKVQLEHTQSKLREIQVSVSENRTARERELGNLKRAQEDLSRLRRKLEKQKKVEVYTDADEILQEEINQYKAKLRCPCCNTRDKETVLTKCFHVFCYECLKTRYDTRQRKCPKCNCAFGANDFHRIYIT, encoded by the exons ATGATGTCTGGCACCGGGGGAGGGAAGCGAGTCTCAGGTGGGGACAGCCCCCCTGGTCCACCTGAGAAAAAGAGTAAAAAAGAGGAGAAGACCACCACCACTCTCATTGAGCCAATACGCATTGGGGGAGTGTCCTCTACG GAGGAAATGGACATGAAAGTGATCCAGTTTAAGAATAAGAAGCTGAGTGAGCGTCTGGAGCAGAGGCAGACCATGGAGGATGAGCTGCGAGAGAAGATCGAGAAGCTGGAAAAGCGACAAGCCACTGATGATACCACACTGCTCATTGTTAATCGTTACTGGTCCCAG TTGGAAGAAAATGTTCACATCCTGCGCCTACGCATTGACCCCACGGTGGTCCCGGCAACGCCTACTATGCCGGTCTCTGCCCCWACCCCAATAGAAGAGGATGGTATGATGATCCCACCACCCCCTCCTCCAGCACCAGAACACGAGGAGCAACAGCCTCCCCCACCTGATGTTATGGAGAAAGCTCCTGAACCACAGCAGGACTCGACAACAG CACCGCCGCCCACTACTTCCCTCAGTGAGAGTGCCAAGGCCTTCCTCTCCATTCTGGACAACAGCAGTGAGGAGGAGCTCAGCCTGCAGCTGCAGGACAGGATGCAGTTTAGCAAAGAGGCCGCTGCTTGCATGGTCTGCGTCTTCGACAGGTTGCACAGCCGCATCGACGGCCTATGCACCCAGATCCAGTCCGCGG TGTGTGAGGACGACGGCCAGGAAGAGCTGCTCCGTCTGAATCGCACTCTGCTGGAGGAGAATAGCAGACTGCAAGACCTGGCCTCCTCCCTGCAGGGCAGACACCACAAGATGTCTATGGAG TACAATGAGCTTGTGGATAAGGTGACGAGCTCGGAGACCAAGGTGTCTGAGATGGAGACTGCTGTGGAGGATCTGCAGTGGGACATCGAGAAGCTCCGTAAGAGGGAACAGAAGCTCAACAAGCATCTCGCTGAAGCACTTGAGCAG TTGAACTCGGGTTACTACACCACTGGCAGCTCAGGGGGGCTACCCGGAGGCCAGATAACTCTCAATATACAGAAG TTTGAGAGCCTGAATGCAGAGTTGGAGCAAAACCAGGAGCTGGCCAACAATCGCATGGCGGAACTGGAGAAACTACAGCAGGAGCTCCAAGAGGCTGTGAGGGAGAGTGAGAAGCTCAAG TTGGACCTGAAAAATATTCCAGAggaggtggtgaaggagaccgCGGACTACAAGTGCCTGCAGTCCCAGTTCTCACTGCTTTACAACGAGTCTCTCGGGGTGAAGACCCAGCTGGACGAGGCCCGGGCCCTGCTCCTCACCGCCAAGAACGCCCACCTCAGACAGATAGAGCATATGGAG AGTGACGAGCTGTCACTACAGAAGAAGCTCCGCACTGAGGTCATCCAGCTGGAAGACACGCTGGCCCAGGTGCGCAAGGAGTATGAAATGCTGCGTATCGAGTTTGAGCAGAACCTGGCGGCCAATGAGCAAGCAG GCCCAATCAACAGAGAGATGCGACACCTCATCAGCAGCCTCCAGAACCACAACCACCAGCTGAAAGGTGACGTGCAGCGCTACAAGCGGAAGCTCAGAGAAACACAGATGGAGATTAACAAG TTGCGGTGCCAGAGTGGTGACACTGGGCTTCTGTCGTTGGAGGAGCCGGTGAGCGACAGCCTGGAGGTRAAGAAAGAAGAGGACGAAGaccaagaagaggaggaggagaggaggagggagctggAGAGACAGCGGTcccgggagagggagagggaggccgagagggagcgagagagggagcgagaaaggGAGCGACAGCGCAGCGAAGAGTTGAAGAGAAAAGATTCGGACACTCTGAAGATGCTGAGGGCGGAACTTAA gaAAGCCCAGGAGTCTCAGAAGGAGATGAAGCTACTTTTGGACATGTATAAATCAGCTCCCAAAGAGCAGCGAGACAAAGTGCAGCTTATGGCAGCAGAGCGCAAGTCTAAAGCCGAG GTGGATGAGTTGCGGGTGCGGGTTcgagagctggaggagagggagaggaaggagagcaagAAGCTGGCTGATGAGGACGCTCTCAGGAAGATACGCGTGGCAGAGGAGACGATCGATCACCTACAGAAGAAGCTCACGGCCACCAAACAG GAGGAGGAGGCCCTACTGAGCGAGATGGATGTGACAGGTCAGGCCTTTGAAGACATGCAGGAGCAGAACAGCCGGCTGATGCAGCAGCTGAGAGAGAAGGATGACGCCAACTTCAAGCTGATGTCGGAACGCATCAAGTCCAACCAGATCTACAAGCTgctgagggaggagaaggaggagctggCCGACCAGGTGTTAACCTTCAAGACCCAG GTGGAAGCTCAGCTATTGGTTGTACAGaagctggaggagaaggagggcatCCTCCAGAGCTCACTGGCCACTCTGGAGAAAGAGTTAGGAGTCCGCACACAAGCACTAGAACTAAACAAGAGGAAG GCGGTGGAGGCAGCCCAGCTGGCTGAAGACCTGAAGGTGCAGCTGGAACACACCCAGTCCAAGCTGAGAGAGATCCAGGTTTCTGTGTCTGAGAACCGCACcgccagagagagggagttggGCAACCTCAAAAGAGCACAG GAGGACCTGTCCAGGCTACGACGAAAGCTGGAGAAACAGAAGAAAGTGGAGGTGTACACTGATGCTGATGAGATCCTGCAGGAGGAGATTAACCAGTACAAG